In Thermus aquaticus, the sequence GGGATCGGCCACCTTGGCCAGACGGCCCTACGCCAGGGCCCTGGCCCTCTTGGCCTTGCTCCTCCCCTTGGCCCTGCTTCTGGCCGCCTCGCAGGGAGCCTACCCCATACCCCTTTGGGAGTTTCCCCAGGCCCTTCGCGAAGGGGGGGAGCGGGCGGCCGTCCTCTGGAACATCCGTTTTCCCAGGGTGGTCCTGGCGGCCCTGGTGGGCGGGGGCCTGGCCATGGCCGCGGCGGCCTTGCAGGGGGTGTTCCGGACCCCTCTGGTGGAGCCCGGTCTGGTGGGGATGGGCGGGGCGGCGGCCTTGGGGGCCCTCCTGGGGTTGGCCCTCTGGCCCTCCCTCCCCTGGCTCCTCCCCCTCTTCGCCGCCTTGGGGGCCTTCGCCCTGGCGGGGCTCCTCTCCCGTTTGGCCCACCGGGAGGGCCCGGTGCTTCTCCTCGTGGGCCTGGCGGCGGGGCTTACCTTAGGGGCCGTTTTGGGGATTGTCCAGTTCATGGTCCACGACCCCCAGGGGCGTAGCCTCAGCTTCTGGACCTTGGGTAGCTTTGCCGGGGCCAGCTGGGAGGGCGTGGCCCTGACCGCATCCCTCCTCCTCCTCAGCGGGCTCGCCCTCCTTCGCCTAGCCCACTTCCTGAACGCCCTGGCCCTGGGAGAGGAGGAGGCCTTTCACCTGGGGGTGCCCGTTTGGAGCCTGAGGAGGTGGGTGTTGGCCTGGTCCGGCCTGGCGGTGGGGGCCGCAGTGGCCGCGGGGGGCAACGTCGCCTTCGTGGGCCTTTTGGTGCCCTGGTTCTTGCGGCGGTGGGTGGGGTCGGACTACCGCTTTCTCCTTCCGGGCTCCTTTCTCGGGGGGGCGGCCCTCGCGGTGCTGGCGGACCTTTTGGCCCGGACCCTCTTCGCCCCGGCGGAGCTTCCCGTGGGGCTCCTGACCACGGTCCTGGGGGGTCCTCTGTTCCTCTACCTGGTCCTTTGGGAGGGGAGGCATGCTTGAGGCCCGGGCCCTGGGGCATGCCCGCCAGGGCCACTGGCTGGTGGAGGGGGTGGACCTGAAGCTTCCCGCCGGGGCCCTGGTGGCCCTCCTCGGCCCCAACGGGGCGGGGAAGAGCACCCTCCTCCGCCTCCTGAGCGGGGAGTGGAGGCCCTCGAGGGGGGAGGTCTGGCTCGGGGGAAAGCCCCTCCGGGCCT encodes:
- a CDS encoding FecCD family ABC transporter permease, whose translation is MARRPYARALALLALLLPLALLLAASQGAYPIPLWEFPQALREGGERAAVLWNIRFPRVVLAALVGGGLAMAAAALQGVFRTPLVEPGLVGMGGAAALGALLGLALWPSLPWLLPLFAALGAFALAGLLSRLAHREGPVLLLVGLAAGLTLGAVLGIVQFMVHDPQGRSLSFWTLGSFAGASWEGVALTASLLLLSGLALLRLAHFLNALALGEEEAFHLGVPVWSLRRWVLAWSGLAVGAAVAAGGNVAFVGLLVPWFLRRWVGSDYRFLLPGSFLGGAALAVLADLLARTLFAPAELPVGLLTTVLGGPLFLYLVLWEGRHA